A genomic region of Pongo pygmaeus isolate AG05252 chromosome 7, NHGRI_mPonPyg2-v2.0_pri, whole genome shotgun sequence contains the following coding sequences:
- the LOC129042908 gene encoding beta-defensin 131A-like codes for MAERDLPSWVLFFVFGVLSLMSTVLPARSFISNDECPSEHYHCRLKCNADEHAIRYCADFSICCKLKIIEIDGQKK; via the exons ATGGCAGAAAGAGACCTTCCTTCTTG GgtcttgttttttgtctttggagtCCTTTCCTTGATGTCCACAGTTCTTCCAG CCAGAAGCTTCATTTCTAATGATGAATGTCCTTCAGAACATTATCATTGCAGACTGAAGTGCAATGCTGATGAACATGCAATTAGATACTGTGCTGACTTCAGCATCTGCTGCAAACTGAAGATCATTGAAATTGATGGACAGAAGAAGTGA
- the LOC129042014 gene encoding beta-defensin 134, protein MKPLLVMFVFLFLWDPVLAGINSLSSEMHKKCYKKGICRLECYKSEMLVAYCMFQLECCVKGNPAP, encoded by the exons ATGAAGCCTCTCCTCGTtatgtttgtctttcttttcctttgggatcCAGTGCTGGCAG GTATAAATTCATTATCATCAGAAATGCACAAGAAATGCTATAAAAAGGGCATCTGCAGACTTGAATGCTATAAGAGTGAAATGTTAGTTGCCTACTGTATGTTTCAGCTGGAGTGCTGTGTCAAAGGAAATCCTGCACCCTGA